The DNA segment TCTTCCCGTCAAACTTAGTGCTCTAAGGTCTTTTAGTTGTTTAGATGCAAACTAACGCGAACTTCTTGCTTCTTTTTTGTCTTTCAAGTGATATTTACGTTAAACTGTATGCAGTAAACTAAAAGTGTGTGGCGTTTACTCCTTGCTGACTTATCATTTTAGTtgtttacttgtttcaaactCAATCTTCTGTCTTCTTTTTTCCCATTTATACAGTTAAGAACCCTTCAAGGAGGACACCGGTCAAGGGTATGTTCTCTTGATTGGAACAATCACATCCTAACATCCGGAGGATTGGACTGTATGATAATCAACAATGATGTACGAATACGATCTCACAATGTTGGAACCTATATGGGACACAACCAAGAGATTTGTGGTTTGAAATGGAGTTCCTCTGGCCTTCAATTAGCAAGTGGAGGGAATGACAATTTAGTATACATATGGAGCATTTCAATGGCCAACTCAAACTCATCGAATCAATGGCTTCATCGCCTTGAGGAACACTCTTCTGCAGTCAAAGCTCTTTCTTGGTGCCCTTTCCAAAGTAACCTTCTTGCCTCAGGCGGGGGTCTAGGAGATCAGTGCATAAAGTTTTGGAACACAAATACGGGGACGTGCTTGAACTCCGTTAATACAGGCTCACAGGTTTGTTCTTTGCTGTGGAACTCAAATGAACGCGAACTTTTGAGTGCTCATGGCTTTAGTGAACATCAGCTTACGCTTTGGAAGTATTCCTCTATGGTTAAGATTGCAGAGCTTCATGGTCACACATCAAGAGTGCTAAGTATGGCTCAGGTATGAGTGGATCTTTTACAGGTTCTATTGCCCCTTAGACAAAAAAGATGAACTTTTGGTTATAATTTTTCTGCATTGCAAATTTCGCACCACAAAATCCTTAATGAGTCCCCCACCTCGCCCCCTCCTGTCTTGCTCCCGCGATATTCCTGGATCCCGCCTCATATGTGATAGATTGCTGACTCCTTTTCTCTTTGCCGTTTGTTATCATTGTTTTTTGCAGAGCCCAGATGGCTCAAAGGTTGTGTCTGCTGCTGGTGATGAGACATTAAGGTTCTGGAATGTCTTCGGGACACCGCTGTCGGAGAAGCATAGAAATGAGAGTAAACCAGAGCCTTTTTCTAATGTACCCCGAATCAGATGAAGAATAAAATGGTATTTTGATGTGTGCAAAAATGTGCTTCTATTGAATTCGTGGTGAGACTTATAGAAGTATACAATTTTTCCGGAGGAACATTTTAGTTTTTTAGTGTAAAAATATCGACTAGGGACGAATGCATCGAGTTAAGCACCTATTTTTTTTAGTTCACGTGAAAGGAATTatgtaaaaattatatttttgaagtACATATTTGATTTCAAAGACTCAAAGACTGATGAGCGTCAGATTGAGagaattcattaaaaaaatattaaaattctgTGCAAAAAGTTTTAGTTAAGCCACAATATTCTATTCTCGAAACATCATCAGACCATGACGAATAAATAGAAAGGGTTAAGAATACTATATTATATGCATGAGTTGCCATGAAAGAATGATATTGATACAAGCCACACTGATTTTAGTCTCGGATACATAGTACATCATCGGTACATGAGAAAACAAGCAGCAAATTCTAACATTTAGATGATACAATTAGCTGCAAAAGATCCACTAATActacggttttttttttttttggcaacaTTCCAGGACAAATGTGACTCAAATCCATCATCATGTCTAGAAAGCCGTAGTACTAAGGTTGTTACCGAGTATGTAAGAGTCAGCAAACACTAATTATCTCTATACATAAAGGTCAGTTCAAATAAACAAGCACAAAATGTGTTCAATATGGAATAATGGATTCTATGAGTTCTTGAAGCGGGGCAAGTTCCTTCTTGTCAATCAGCACGAATTCCTGCACGACAAAAGTAAACTCAAGAACCAAGGGAAAGATTTCGATAAACAAAATTTCATGGACTTGGAGAACTTACACACGTAAAGAGTATAAAATGTTTGAAACAGGTATTTAGATGGGCCTCCTCCTTGAGACTCACAATCTTTTGGAAATGAGAGTGATATATATGTGCATAGACACGGAATAGGCGTTTGAATATGGTCTTCACGACATCCCTAAAGTTTGAAGGAAATGGAGTCCCTACATTAATTTCTTATGGTCAGATATGTGTAGATAAAAACAAGAAAAGTATAGAGAGACAGAGATGGAGTGAAATATGACAAATTGGCAATCATCCATGAAGCATATGCAAACCAGCGTGCAAAAAATTTCATTCGATGATGATGTTAAAATGGAGATGTAATGATAAAAGAGAGTTTTTATCAATAAGAGAAGTAGAAAAATCAAAAAAGCCATTTTACAAGAGGGGTATGTATCACCAGAACGTGAAAGGGAGGCTTAATGTTGGTTCTTTTCATAGAAGATCGCAGGTCCAACTCATATTTGAGTAATGACTGTGATAAAAGATACACTGAATCATCATTAGTACCCAGCTTTTGAGGAAATATAGACTCGTCATCTAATTGGGTTTCAATCCAGTCCATCAAATACTCGACATATTTAGGAGCCGAAACTTCAATAGGTTTCTTGATTTGCACGCCATCTGCCCATCTGTACTCATACCTGCATAAATATAACAAGCAGGTGAGCACCGTCCCCCTCTCATATGATTGATTACATGACATATAGAACTAAACTCAAAAAATTTGAGTTGAAACTAGGTTTATGcttgttttcatttttttaccATTCCTGATCCGATTTTggtaaaaacaattttaaaaaaaacattctctagaaaacaaaatcaaatataGTCGGTTTCccaaaaaaaggaaaagatcAGCAGTAATATTGATTGACATGgctgatgatgatatgaaaaggCTAGTACTTAGCAATGAGTGACCAATAAGGATCAAGACATACTTAGGACCGGCAGACATTGTAGGACATTTCTCTGGAGTACAGAACTCTGTGAGGGTGCCATAGAGCAGATTCACCTGGTTGAAGAAATCTACGGCTGCAAATGAATATAAAGAACAATCAGCCATTTCATATTCaatctttttcttcatattcaATCCTTAAACTGCTGCTTCTCAATGCAGTAAGAGATGTATTAGGATCAAATTAAGACATGCACAAGAGAATGTCGAGCATTGTCTCATTTGTTAAGTTAAAGGTTTTTTGTCTTTGTTCACTAACCTGTGCAATAAGTTTCTTCCTGAAATTCACAAAATTAATGCTTCTATCCTATCAATTTTTCTTGGGCATGCGCCATATATTGCAACCAAACTAGGAAGAATGGAAATTGGAAGGACGAACCCTTTTATCAACACACATATGTGACTAAATGCATATGcacgcatatatatatatagagagagagggTACTGTTGACGGCAAGCCATTCATTCATGTCCTCCCCAGGAGGTAGCCTCACGGCTTCTCTTAAGTTTCCACTGCCTAATGTGGCGTCAATATGCTTTTTCAGCTGTGCGCCCTGAAACATAAATATTATGAATTGATGATGCACTAGTATAATGAGAAACAGTAAAGGATTGAGAAACAGAAAAGGAAGATGGAAAACATGTTAAGGGTGGGAGGACCACGTAAGTAAAAGTTTAAACAGCAAAGAAATCCACCTTACTACCCGACGGAGTGCTTTTCTTAGGGCGGAATGTCCGTTGATTCCTGTCCGAAAATACCAAGCCAAACATTGTAAATAAATTAACCTCCATGGAGAGTAACAGTTACATCGGAAAGAAGATATTCACACAAACTCCATGATGGGATTTGAGATGGGATCACACAAACTAAATCTACAGAAATTATGGTTCCTTTTATTCAACCACAATTCAATTGACACAGGTGGAGTAACATTGTGAATGAACACCTCGCCTGTAAAGATAATCACCGTGATTCGAACATAACAGGAGTTTAATTGGACTCAGTGGCGTAGGTTCCAGGCTCCCACCACTTAAACTTGGAAACAAGCATGCTTCAGTCATCAACAAATCAATAATTTTGTACCATAATTCCAATTATTCTCCGGACAACAAAAACCCAAGGCTAATCTTTGGTGAATCAAAACAAATACCAAGTAAACCCCTTCACCCTTTACCCGAGATCAGTCTTCATCACGCTCCTTGCATTCTAACAAAAGATCATTCTTTGAAACTGAAAATTCATCTACCCATCCATCAAAACAGCGGAAAACACGCACTACACAAAAAACCCGGATGACAAGCGTCGAGAAAATCTAAACACAACAGCGTTACaaacatcatcaacaacaaaATGAATTCCAGCAAACAAAGGGCAGATCTGACACAAACAAAGCAATCATAtaacaatatattatatatcaatgCCCAAATGCATCTCCCAAAAAAAGGAAACAAATGAGAGATATTGAGGAAATTACCGGCCAAGGCCAAAGAGACTCATGGCTCCCGACACAGAGAGAGAAAGGAGTTGAATTGCTGATTCCGAGCGgaatatttgtgtgtgtgtatatattagtGGAAGACTGGAAGTGTCGAAAAAAGCTGGCAAGCACTGACTTGGCATCCAATAACAAACACAGCAGCGCCAGGTTGGTAATAATAGTATTATAGTAATGGTACCAACCATAAGCCCGTGTCAAAATGGGTCGTCAGTGGATCGGCCCATAATCCGTCAGCAGTCAATTGTTAGATAAAATGgattatctatttttttttaggtTATAAATTGGAAATACATCAACTCAATCCACCAATTTTAGAAATGAAAGAGCCAACTTGATGACTTTTGAATTTAAATCCTCTAGCTGAAATTTAATTTTGCGTTCAACTTCCCTAAAAAAATTGGTTTGCATGTAATGTCTAGGTTTTTTGCTGCACGTTActttgagatttttatgaaaCAGCTCAAATTGGCCCAAAACCCGTGACATAATGATGGGTTGCATTCCAACAATGGCCCAGTTAATCATTTCAATTACACAACACACGGAGGCCCAAAACGGCCCAATCTGGATGACAGCTAAAATACATGCTTCAATGCTTCATCGTGGTTATTGATATAGTTTATGTGTGAGTTGTAAGTTGTAACCTTCACAAGAGTATAATTTAGATTGCTTTTCACGCAACTTTAGAGTTGGTGAGAGATGCGTCTTCATCAATATTACACTATTCaagtaaattatttatataatctGACGAAACGTTTGATCAATTTTGCAATCCAAACTCCGATCTATCTGATGCATGAAAAATGTTATtttgtgttaaaaatattatttttctttacAAATATAAATTAGGTTGATCCATCTAACGATATAAATTTGTGACATCATCTCATGAAAGACTTGTTCAATCGATAAACAATTCAATTTACTAATGCTGAGAAAACAAAATGTCATTTAAAAATAGATCATTAAACTcattttgacttttttttttaaacatggaTAGTCAACATCAAAATGCCACATAATAAAAACAAGAATTGCCCAAACCTTTTATGCATATTTACCTTTTTTTTAACATGCAGATTTACTTTATGTGTTCGCGTGATTTACATATTATAACACAAGTTCAATATTCATTCATCCCAACGATGAGTGCAAATTGAAGATAATGCACCATCATTCTTTTTATGCCAATTCAGGTACGAGTTGAAAAGAAATGTAGAACTTCAAAGTTCATGCTAAGATCCGAAATTTCACTTGAAGAGCACTTTTTCCATTCATGTCAATTGTCATTAAACAGTAAAATAGTGGAAATGCAAACATGGTGGCCTCTTTGCCACATGAGATAGAATACGATTTTCATGCTTTGATAACCAATACTTTTGCTAAGAATGTGGGTAGGATCTCCCCTATGGGTCTCGATCATAACTCTATCAGTAAATTGCAAAGATGGTGGAATGAATTTATCTAAAATAGAAGTAATAAAGAATGTAAAATAGTGCAATAAAGCTATGGAACATTTGACAAAATAGGAATGATCTTATATGAACCAAACGAGTAAACGAACAGATCTCATTTTCGACTCAGCGATGAAACTCCTAAATCAATGGCAGGAAACAAATAAGCTCCCAGAAAACAAGAAACAACAAAGCTTACAACTAGCGCAAACTCGATGGATTAAACCTCCAAAACGAAtggtaaaatataattttgatgtGACAATCTTTCCTAATTCCTATCATGCAGGTTGGAGATACATTATTCAAGATCACTTTCACTACCGCAATATCTGCAATTTGTGGTAGCTTCCCTAGAAATCACCACCCTACAAGGCTACAACGACAAAAGCATAGGGAATTCGAGAAGTCTTTACTTGGTCAAAAGCATTGCAAGTCGAGCATGTGATAATCGAAACCGACGTTAAAGTGGTGGTTGCGGCTCTCGGCGATCAAAGCTTGGATTTCACTAGCTTTGGTTTGGTTTGATTATTGAATATTGTAAATGCCTAGCTCAAGATTTTTCAGACTGTAAATTCGTTTTTACATATAAATCAACGAATCAGCAAATCATGTTTGAAATATAACCACTATTTTTATATCTGGTAGCATAACTTAGATTTTACTCATGATTCATACTTTAATTTCGAATGTATTAACtctcaactcatatcaataataTATCCGATCTAAACCTAACTAATAGATAGACTATACAAAATGATCTACATCACACTTGTATTCTATCCCCTGTGTGATTATGATGCAAAATCACATGATGTGCAAAGATCATTGGACCACACCACGGCCCCAACCCCACCCAATCCCACGTTGCCTCCCACCACCCCTCCATGCCTCCTCCAACATCAACACCACAAATATCCCCCAAACCTTCTTCATCATTATCACTCAAAACCCCCCCATTTTCCATTATTTACTTCACCAAGAAAAATGTTCCTATCATTGTCCTGTGAGCTTGAGGTCACCAACACTCTCTCATCTTTAAATCTCACATTATCATAGTGTCTCTCTGTACTCAAAGATTCCATCTTTTTTTGTCTTCCTTCGCCAACTGCCTCCCATCTCCTTTCTAATTCTGAGCTTCAGCTCCCATGTTTGGCCAAACCCTAGATCCGTCCCTGCTCTAGGTGAATAACCCACCCTGTCTTTCTCCTGCACGGACACTGCAAATGGTGTCTATTTGTTTGTGTTTTTATGGTGGTGTTCatgttttcttgattttttctGTGACTGCAGCTTTTTTTTTTCACTAGCACCTGTTACAGACTTATAATACATATgtatgtgtttttttttgtcCAAAAATCTTTTTTCCCTTATCCATTCTGTGGAAGTAGCTTTTCTGGGAAGTAAGAAATTTCTCATATTGAACCCCTTTTCTCCTAGcccacaagaaaaaaaaaaaagaaatagacTTTAATTTTGTCAATTCTTGATGTAATGGGGTGCACAAAAGTAGCTGCTACCGTGCATTTCTGCGCATGTTTTTCTTGCTTGTTTTTTCAACTGACTGTAATTTTGTCAATTCTCGATGCAGGTTGGGCGAGAAAGTTAAAGGAGGATTCTTTATTTCTGAGTGTACAAGTGTCATTTTTAAAGGAGGGTTGAGTTAAAAGAAAGTAAAAATGAGTGGCACAGCTTCTGCATCTGTGGTGGTGGGGGGAGGGGTAGGGGAGGTTGGCTACGGGGGTTATAGGCCACCATTCACAGCAGTGCAGTGGCAAGAGCTGGAACACCAAGCCATGATATATAAGTACCTGGTGGCTGGACTTCCAGTCCCACCGGACCTCGTTATGCCCATTCGCCGCAGCTTTGATGCCCTCGCCTCCCGTCTCTTCCACTATCCTTCATGTAACGTCTTCTAATCGATTTCATTCGACTTTTTATTCAAAGAGATATTCTAACCATGTCTTGAGATGGGCAATTGTTCAAACTTGGACATAAATGAAAGTTCAATCGTGTGTGTGAAATACAGTATGTAATGGATTTGATGATGGTGGGTGACTGTAGTAGTATCAGCATGAATGTGACTTTCATTCATGTTGATAATTGTTATATTTGATCGGAAAACTCAAGGATGGACCTGCTTGAAATACCTGCTTATTGTTGCATCTGTATAGGATTGACTAAGGCATTGGATGCTTTGCATATGTTTTACAATCATTTTGTATCTTGGTTTCTTTGCCAACTGTAGGTTGTAACTTATAAATGATGATGTAATTTTCTTGAAGATACTTTATCTGTTACAGTCTTATAGAAGTTGTTGCTTTATGTTTAAGATTGGAGAGCATGCCATTCTTTCGggaatgtaatttttatttcttgctTTAATTATCAGCTTGTTTGTTAAGACCTTGATGCTATGGCATGTCTCTATGCTGtcaattgaatttattttacaTTAGGTGAAACAGTGTCCAACTAACGTCATAAAAAAACATGTTCTGAGATCAGAACATAGCATGACACCTCGGGAATGTTTCTTTTGGAACAACGAATATCAGACTGATACTGTCTTATTTGGTGAACTTAAATTTGGGTGTTTGTTTCGTAGTGGGCTATTGTTCTTACTATGGAAAGAAATTCGATCCTGAGCCTGGAAGATGCCGAAGGACGGATGGGAAGAAGTGGAGATGCTCCAAAGATGCACATCCAGACTCGAAATATTGCGAGCGGCACATGCACCGAGGTCGCAACCGTTCAAGAAAGCATGTGGAATCTCAATCTACGTCGCAGTCTCTGTCAACTGCGATATCTCACATCTCTACTGGGAGCAATAGTAATAGCGGAAGCTTTTCAAATACGTCATTATATTCTGTTGGTAGTTCTGAAGGATCAGCTCTAGGAAGAAATGTGACAAAGCTGCAGATGGAGCCTCTCTCCTATGGGGTTCATAACAAGGATTTGAGGTACTTCGTTAAGCCTAGTCATTTAGTTAGATCAAACTACTATTATGGCTTACAGCCTGTTGTGGAGCCAAAAGTTTTGCATAAgttttgaaacaaaaaatcGATAAATATGGGGAATGAAAACATATTTATTCATGTGTAGTAAAAAGGTACGTGCATGTCAATCGGAAAATGTAAGAGAGAGGGAGGCTGCCGGGCGTGCCAACCCTATCTCCCTCAAATGGTTTGTTCATTAATAGAAATGGGAGGATCCATTTTCTGACATTACACCGCTAAATTGAGCAAGAGCCAATAGCAAGAGTGGAGTTAAAGACACTGGTATGTGATGTACATGAGGAGCATATCCTCCTGTGAGATGGCTGGATCATAGGAAGTGAATTCTCTGTCAATGAATCCTCACGATGAGCTGAAGAGTATTTATGTAGATTTTAGGTATTGGGTAGATTTAAAGATTAAATAAACTAGA comes from the Henckelia pumila isolate YLH828 chromosome 1, ASM3356847v2, whole genome shotgun sequence genome and includes:
- the LOC140875272 gene encoding cell division cycle 20.1, cofactor of APC complex-like, coding for MDGGRRMKGSRIPLSDQMLQKLNSRENLDRFIPNRSAIDFDFARGMLTSGKVEKENTEPCSPSKEAYRKHLAEILNVNRTRILAYKNKAPPSSKNIQRSSSPIRHKIVKRRRHISQSPERILDAPGIIDDFYMNLLDWSCSNLVAVALGNTVYLWDPSDGSTSELISIDDDIGPVTSVRWAPDGRHIAVGFNNSHVQLWDSLATRLLRTLQGGHRSRVCSLDWNNHILTSGGLDCMIINNDVRIRSHNVGTYMGHNQEICGLKWSSSGLQLASGGNDNLVYIWSISMANSNSSNQWLHRLEEHSSAVKALSWCPFQSNLLASGGGLGDQCIKFWNTNTGTCLNSVNTGSQVCSLLWNSNERELLSAHGFSEHQLTLWKYSSMVKIAELHGHTSRVLSMAQSPDGSKVVSAAGDETLRFWNVFGTPLSEKHRNESKPEPFSNVPRIR
- the LOC140890303 gene encoding MOB kinase activator-like 1A, with translation MSLFGLGRNQRTFRPKKSTPSGSKGAQLKKHIDATLGSGNLREAVRLPPGEDMNEWLAVNTVDFFNQVNLLYGTLTEFCTPEKCPTMSAGPKYEYRWADGVQIKKPIEVSAPKYVEYLMDWIETQLDDESIFPQKLGTPFPSNFRDVVKTIFKRLFRVYAHIYHSHFQKIVSLKEEAHLNTCFKHFILFTCEFVLIDKKELAPLQELIESIIPY
- the LOC140874809 gene encoding growth-regulating factor 4-like, which gives rise to MSGTASASVVVGGGVGEVGYGGYRPPFTAVQWQELEHQAMIYKYLVAGLPVPPDLVMPIRRSFDALASRLFHYPSLGYCSYYGKKFDPEPGRCRRTDGKKWRCSKDAHPDSKYCERHMHRGRNRSRKHVESQSTSQSLSTAISHISTGSNSNSGSFSNTSLYSVGSSEGSALGRNVTKLQMEPLSYGVHNKDLRYLHGSTSHPDEHNFSPEASLGLGSGAGSGTWCYLPSQVCSSSSLRQNSDSQFLGHSSSQQNIPRAFETIINDAVAKPREQHRVFGNELCSLGPIKQEHQNLVHPFFSEWPMTKESWSNLDDEDGSNKNVFSSTQLSMSISRANSEFSSRSSYSPNE